The genomic DNA GATTAATCGTCCTTGGAAACCCGTCAAGCATAAATCCATTTTTACAGTCTGACATCTTAACTCTATTTTTCAACAGTTCATTAATTATTTCGTCGGAAACCAAAGCACCTTTTGCCATTATTTCTTTTGCTTTCAGACCCAAAGGAGTATTATCTTTTACTTCTTTCCTCAGCATATCTCCCGTCGAAATCTTCGGAATTTTAATTTCTTTTACCAGAGCATCAGAAAGTGTTCCCTTTCCTGCACCCGGTGCTCCAAGAATAATAAGGTTCATTAAAAACCGGCTCTGCTTTTTAATTTGCTGTCTTTCATAAAGCCATCATAGTGTCTCATGAGTAAATGAGATTCTATTTGCTTCATAGTATCAAGCGCAACACCTACAACAATCAGTAGTGATGTTCCGCCAAAATAAAACGGTATATTTACCGTTCTCATAAGTATATCAGGTATAATTGCTATTGCCGCTATCGAAAGCGCTCCAACCAAAGTAACCCTTGTAAGTGTGTAATCGATAAATTTTGCTGTCGGTTCACCGGGACGAACTCCGGGAATAAAACCTCCGTATTTCTTTATATTTTCAGCTACATCCACCGGATTGAAAACAACGGCAGTATAGAAAAAACAAAAGAATATCACCAGAATTCCATAAAGTATCAGATATACGGATTGACCCGGGGATAACCAGTTAACTATTGCTTCGAAAAACACGTTATCAGCAAACGGTTTTGCAATCATTGATGGTACAGATAAAACAGAAGATGCAAAAATGATTGCAATAACACCTGAAAAATCAACTTTGAGCGGCAAGTATGTAGCAGCCCCTCCGTAAACTTTCCGGCCAACCACCCTTTGAGCATATTGCACAGGAATTCTTCTGGCTGCAGTTTGAATCATCACAACAAAAGCCACGATTGCAAGCATTCCGGCCAGAACAAGGAAGATAGTAACTATAGACAATTCATTGTTTA from Candidatus Firestonebacteria bacterium RIFOXYD2_FULL_39_29 includes the following:
- a CDS encoding preprotein translocase subunit SecY is translated as MFKSFFEGLRNIFKIPELRDRVVFTLGMLMIYRLGCHIPTPGIDAAALSSFMKAQQGGILGFLDLFTGGAFKTFSICALGVMPYISSSIIMQLLTPVIPALEKLSKEGDAGRKKISQYTRYGAVVLCAVQAWTMTFLMHSIGRGIVNNWGISFQLTTVLTLTTGTMFLVWLGERVTEKGIGNGMSLIIFAGIVARIPTEIINTYRLWLNNELSIVTIFLVLAGMLAIVAFVVMIQTAARRIPVQYAQRVVGRKVYGGAATYLPLKVDFSGVIAIIFASSVLSVPSMIAKPFADNVFFEAIVNWLSPGQSVYLILYGILVIFFCFFYTAVVFNPVDVAENIKKYGGFIPGVRPGEPTAKFIDYTLTRVTLVGALSIAAIAIIPDILMRTVNIPFYFGGTSLLIVVGVALDTMKQIESHLLMRHYDGFMKDSKLKSRAGF